Part of the Candidatus Omnitrophota bacterium genome, TGACTGCCGAATTTTCTGGAAGCATCGCTGATTAAATCCGGGCATTTTACCGCCGCGGTATTTATGGAAACTTTATCCGCGCCTGCATTTAAAAGGTCGCGGATATCTTCAATATCCCTGATTCCGCCGCCTACGGTAAAAGGCATAAATATATTCTCGGCGATCTTCTCGACCAAACCAATAAGCGTCTTCCTGTTCTCAAAACTGGCAGTAATATCTAAAAATACTAGCTCATCTGCCTGCTGCTGGTCGTAAATCTTAGCTACTTCAACAGGGTCGCCCGCGTCCTTTAAGGCCACAAACCTCATACCTTTAACCACCCTGTTTTCTTTGATATCCAGGCAGGGGATAATACGTTTCGTTAACATTTATTTTGCTTTAAGTTGTAAGCTATAAGCTGTAAGCTTAAAGCATAAAGCTTATAGCTATTTAACTTTCTTATCCAAATACCCTTTCAGCAAGTCCCAGGTTTTATTACCCATTTTACCATCTGGACTGAGATTATTTGCTTTCTGAAAAGCCCTTATTGCTTCACGGGTCTGCTTACCCATACGGCCATCAACAGATCCGGGATTATAGCCGGCATTAGTTAAAGCAACCTGTATCTGTTTTATAGTTGGCCGTGATTTTGTTTCTTGGCTGACCTTCTTTTTACCTGTTGCTTTTACCAGGCTTTCTTTCTGCTCAACAGTACTAGTTAAGGTGTCCCTTAGGCCGCCGATCTCTTGGTCTTTGGCTTCAATTTCTGCCTGTAAAACCGAAATCTGATTTTTTAATCCCTGAATTTCCAAATCCTTATCTTTGCGGCCGGTAGCGCATCCACCCAGAGAAATTAGAAAAATAGAACAGACGAAAAAAATAACTACCCTTTTAAACATACCTGCCTCCTTTTTTTACCTCTTATAATATTTTTATGGCCTCAGCTAAAGTAAATTTTCCTTCATATAAGGCCTTGCCTATAATTACACCTACTAATTCTTTTTTATCCAGCAGCCTAAGTTTAGATATATCAGCCAGAGAAGAAATCCCGCCTGAAGCAATCACCCCTAAGCCTGTTTCCTTAATTATACTCTTTATGCCTTTTATATTAGGTCCCTTTAAAGTCCCGTCCTTGAGGATATCAGTATAAATTACCTGCTTAAACCCTATTTGTTTTAAGCGGCATGCCAACTTTAAGATATCTACGCTTGCGGAATTACTCTGCCAACCCTTGGCTAAGACACGGTTAGCCTTAGCATCAAGGCTAACGATAATCTTATCTTTAAATTTCTTAAAGGATTTTTCCAGAAAACCCTTATCTTCTACTGCCTTAGTGCCCAAAATTATACGCCAGATACCGCAATCAAGCAATGTTTTTATTATTATTTCATTTCTTACGCCGCCGCCGAATTGAACGGGTACGTCTATCTCTTTTACTATCTTTTTTACTATATCCAGGTTTTTCGGCTTACCGCTTATCGCGCCGTCTAAGTCTACTATATGGATTAACCTTGCTCCCTGTTTCTGCCAGTGCCGGGCAGTCTTTAGGGGGTCGCGGGAATAAACCTTTTTGTCAAATCTTCCCTGCGTGTATCTGACTACACACCCATCTTTTAAATCTATAGCGGGAATGATTAGCATAATTCTACAAAATTTTTCAGTATTTTTAAACCGGTTTCCTGGCTTTTCTCAGGATGAAACTGCACGCCGTATATATTCTCCCGCCAAAGAACCGGGCTAAAGCTAATCCCGTATTCAGTAGTAGCAGCGATGATATCTTTATCCTTGGGTTGCGGATAATAGGAATGGCAGAAATATACGTAAGCATTATCCGGTATATCTTTTAACAGGGGGCATTCCTTTGACACCTTGACACCCTGACACCTTGATACTATTTTCAACTGGTTCCAGCCCATATGCGGGACCTTCAAATTGCCTTTAATTTTAAATTTCTTTACCTCGCCTTTTAATATCCCTAATCCTTTTATCCCTTTTGCTTCATCGCTTCTCTCAAAGAGAAGCTGCATCCCTAAACAGATACCCAGAAATATCTTTTTTGCCTTAATATGCTCCTTTAGCGCCGTCAACAGATCCTGTTTCTTTAATTCTGCTACAGCATCGGCGAATGCCCCTACCCCCGGCAATACTACCTTATCACAAACCTTGATATCTGCGGGCTTGTTGGTAACTATTGTCTTTGCGCCCATAGACTCTAAGGCCTTTTGCACGCTATGAATATTTCCCATGCCGTAGTCAATTATGGCAATCATCTAGTCAATTACGCCTTTCGTTGAGGGGATACCTTTTCTGCGGGGATCAATTTGAGTAGCTTCATCTAACGCCTTGCCTAAGGCCTTAAAGACGGGTTCAATAGTAGCATGCAAATCGTCATTGGGATTTTCAACCGATATATTCAGGTTCATTCCTAGTTGTTTAGCAAAAGCATCTAGGAAATGCTCTGCGCAATTAAGCTCGTAGCCATCTTTGTCAGCAACTGTTGTTGGAGCTATGTTAAATCTTGACGACCCCCTCCCGCTTATATCAACTGACACACTTGCAGTCACATCTTCCATCGGGACAGATGCAGAACCAAGCCTTTTAATTCCTTCCTTATCCCCCAAGGCTTCTTTGAACGTTTGTCCCAAAAGAATCCCCGTATCCTCATTTGTATGGTGTATATCGATTTTAAAATCGCCTTTGTTAACCTTTATTTTTAAATCAAAATGCCCCCAAAAAGCAAATAATTCAAGCATATGATCCAAAAAACCTATGCCCGTATCTATTTCGTATTCCCCGGCACCATCGATATTTAATTCGACGATTATGTCAGTCTCTTTAGTTTTTCTTTCTTTCTTTGCTATTCTTTCTTTCATATGCGCTCGCTTTTTATCAAAACCTTATCTTCACCGAATCCAAATGTTTATCCAAGCCTTCAATACCGGCCATCTTTTCCAGGGGCTCTTTAATTTTCTCGAGGGCCTTACGCGAGTAACCGATGATGTGGCTGCTCTTCATAAAATCCAGCACCGAGAGCCCGGAAAAGAACCTGGCAGTGCCGCCTGTAGGTAAAACGTGGCTCGGGCCTGCTACATAGTCGCCTACTGCAGTCGGGCTATGCGGGCCTAAAAATATAGCCCCGGCATTCCTGATTCCTTTTAATAATCTTTGTGGATTCTTGACCAGAATCTCCAGGTGTTCGGGTGCAATCTTGTTGGCAATATCAACTGCCTGTTCCAGGTTTTTTGTCAGAATAATAAAACCCGGGTTATCCGCGCATTGAGATTTTATTTCTCTCGCCAGGCTCTTAGAATTGGTAATCAATACCGCTAAACCTCCGGCGTGTTCAGTCTGTGCCCTAAGGTCAGCGACAATAAATTTAGGGTCGCTGAAACGGTTGGCAATAATCACCAGCTCCGTAGGCCCGGCGATCATATCAATATCCACTGACCCGAATACCTGCCTTTTCGCTTCGCTTACATAAATATTGCCTGGCCCGACTATTTTGTCTACCCGCGGAATAGTCTTTGTCCCATACGCTAAAGCAGCAATGCCTTGCGCGCCTCCTACGCGATAAATTTCATCTACCTTAAGCAGGTCTGCTACTACAAGTATGTGGGGATTTATAAGCCCTTGTTTATCCGGGGGGCTAGCCAGGGTTATCTTCTTTACCCCGGCCATTTTTGCGGGAAGCACTGTCATATAAACAGTAGAAACCAGTGGCGCTGTGCCCGCGGGGATATATATGCCTACCCTGTCTAAAGCAGTATAATTCTCGCCTAAAATAGCGCCATCCCCGGCTTTCATCCTCCAGGATTTCTTTATGGTCCTGCGGTAAAAACGGTTGATATTTTCAATGATAACCTTGAGGCTGGAAACAAAATTAGGGCTGATATTCTGATATGCGCCGCTGATTTCAATTTCAGAAACTTTTAGCTGTCTGGGTAGCATTTTAACGCCGTCAAATTTACGCGTATACTTTAAGAGCGCTTCATCACCGAGAAGGCGCACATCATCAATAATCTGCCTGACTTTTTCTTCAACTCGCCTGGATTTAATAAACCCGCGGTTATAAATCTTCTCTAACTTTTTGCTGCTAAAGCGTATGATTTTCATTTTAGTTCCCTGATAATCTCTTTAAGTTTCTTGAATGCCTGCGGAAAATTCTCCGGTTTATTTCCCCCTGCCTGGGCAAAATCCTTCCTGCCTCCGCCGCTACCGCCGATTTCCGGGGCGATTGCTTTTATTATCTTAGCGCTATCAATATCTAAAATTTGCGTATTTAAATTTGTACCCGT contains:
- a CDS encoding imidazoleglycerol-phosphate dehydratase, translated to MKERIAKKERKTKETDIIVELNIDGAGEYEIDTGIGFLDHMLELFAFWGHFDLKIKVNKGDFKIDIHHTNEDTGILLGQTFKEALGDKEGIKRLGSASVPMEDVTASVSVDISGRGSSRFNIAPTTVADKDGYELNCAEHFLDAFAKQLGMNLNISVENPNDDLHATIEPVFKALGKALDEATQIDPRRKGIPSTKGVID
- the hisA gene encoding 1-(5-phosphoribosyl)-5-[(5-phosphoribosylamino)methylideneamino]imidazole-4-carboxamide isomerase; translated protein: MLIIPAIDLKDGCVVRYTQGRFDKKVYSRDPLKTARHWQKQGARLIHIVDLDGAISGKPKNLDIVKKIVKEIDVPVQFGGGVRNEIIIKTLLDCGIWRIILGTKAVEDKGFLEKSFKKFKDKIIVSLDAKANRVLAKGWQSNSASVDILKLACRLKQIGFKQVIYTDILKDGTLKGPNIKGIKSIIKETGLGVIASGGISSLADISKLRLLDKKELVGVIIGKALYEGKFTLAEAIKIL
- the hisH gene encoding imidazole glycerol phosphate synthase subunit HisH, producing the protein MIAIIDYGMGNIHSVQKALESMGAKTIVTNKPADIKVCDKVVLPGVGAFADAVAELKKQDLLTALKEHIKAKKIFLGICLGMQLLFERSDEAKGIKGLGILKGEVKKFKIKGNLKVPHMGWNQLKIVSRCQGVKVSKECPLLKDIPDNAYVYFCHSYYPQPKDKDIIAATTEYGISFSPVLWRENIYGVQFHPEKSQETGLKILKNFVELC
- the hisD gene encoding histidinol dehydrogenase, whose product is MKIIRFSSKKLEKIYNRGFIKSRRVEEKVRQIIDDVRLLGDEALLKYTRKFDGVKMLPRQLKVSEIEISGAYQNISPNFVSSLKVIIENINRFYRRTIKKSWRMKAGDGAILGENYTALDRVGIYIPAGTAPLVSTVYMTVLPAKMAGVKKITLASPPDKQGLINPHILVVADLLKVDEIYRVGGAQGIAALAYGTKTIPRVDKIVGPGNIYVSEAKRQVFGSVDIDMIAGPTELVIIANRFSDPKFIVADLRAQTEHAGGLAVLITNSKSLAREIKSQCADNPGFIILTKNLEQAVDIANKIAPEHLEILVKNPQRLLKGIRNAGAIFLGPHSPTAVGDYVAGPSHVLPTGGTARFFSGLSVLDFMKSSHIIGYSRKALEKIKEPLEKMAGIEGLDKHLDSVKIRF
- a CDS encoding peptidoglycan-binding domain-containing protein, with the protein product MFKRVVIFFVCSIFLISLGGCATGRKDKDLEIQGLKNQISVLQAEIEAKDQEIGGLRDTLTSTVEQKESLVKATGKKKVSQETKSRPTIKQIQVALTNAGYNPGSVDGRMGKQTREAIRAFQKANNLSPDGKMGNKTWDLLKGYLDKKVK